The sequence below is a genomic window from Candidatus Zixiibacteriota bacterium.
CACCTCATGGCTCGACAGGCCGGTTTCACACCGGGGGCAGAAAGGAACCGTCTTGAAACCTTTATAAATCAAATCCCGGTCAAAAAGATTTTTCAGTATCCACCAGACCGTCTCGACATAATCATCGGTCAGGGTGATATAGGCGTCGGAGAGATCAAGCCAGTAGCCGATTTTCCGGGTAATTTCATTCCAGTCATTGATATATTTAAAAACCGATTCCCGGCATTTCTGATTGAATCTCTCCACCCCGTATTCCACAACCTTGGCTTTGGTGTCGAGGTTAAGAGCTTTCTCCACTTCGATTTCCACCGGCAGTCCATGAGTGTCCCAGCCGGCTTTACGATCCACCCGGTAGCCCTTCATGGTTTTATAGCGACAAACCAGATCCTTGATGGTGCGGGCGATAATATGGTGAATACCCGGACGGCCGTTGGCCGTCGGCGGGCCCTCATAGAAAACGAAATGGGGGCGATCCATGACCGCCTCCATGGATTTTTCAAAAATCCGGTTATCTTCCCAGTAATTGAGGACTTCCGCTTCCATCGCCGGAATACTAAAATCTTTTAGCTGATCGAATTTCATTTCGCAACACTTCTTTTAATGGCTCAGAAACCTTAAATTTCAATAGCCTGATAATTTAAGTTAGTTATCGGGCAATGTAAAGTGAAAATTGAACGGGCGCGGGAACAGCTTTGAAAACAAAACGGCCGCGGCATCGATAGCCGCGGCCGCGAACTTACAAATATTATTGCTCCGGGCCGGGAGCCGGGCCGCCTCTATAAAGGTAATTTATCAAATACGTCACATCGAGAATATTCGTCAATTCATCGACATTGGCATCACCGCCCAGACTGCAAACCGGCGCTTGACCCTGTTTGTAGAGGTAAGTAATCAAGCTGGTAGCGTCCAGAATGTTATAATTGCAGTTACAATCGGCGTCACCGTAAATACCATCCGCGATCGTTATCATGAAATATTTCAGAAACTTGATGGTCGGTGTCGAGGAATCCTCGCAGCGCAGAGCGAAAACATAATTCTTGGCACGGGTCGGAATACCGTGAAGCAAACCGGACTCCTCCAGAACCATGCCGTCGGGCAGGGTGCCGACCTGTTTGTACCAGTGGTACGGCGGTGTGGCGCCCTCGGCCTCGAACTGGTAGCTGAACTCCCCGTCATAGCAGTACTTATTGGCATTGGGCAGGAAAGTCGGGGAGAGAATATGTACCGCCTCGATATTCAAAAGAGCCGCGGCCACTCCCAGATTACAGGTGCCGTATTTAACCCAACCGTAACCATCATCGCCCCAGAATGTCCCCCAGCTGTTTTTGAGAATCCAGGCGCCCGCACCGTCACAGGCGTTATCATCCCATCCGACCAGCAACACCGCGTGATTGATTTCCTCGGTTTCATCGGCATGAGCATAACATCCCCCGCCGTAGGACTGGAAATTATCATAAACCGTCATGGCCACACAGACCGGTGCGGTCATAATGGCCGTCTTCAGTGACACCTCGTCGTTGGAAATACCCGTCCAGCCGGTAATGTTGGCATAAACCGGATACAGATCCTCAGTGCAGGGGACCTCATCGTCGGCCTGGTACGGCATGGCCGTTTCCAGAATCGAACCATACGACTGGCAATGTTCGTAAACATCACCCATCCAGCCGCCATCACATCCCCAGCCGCCCGATACACAGGACAATATCTGTTGCTCGGACAGGTCCAGTTCCACCTGGCGCTGAATTTTGTAGATAGCTTCAAGTGCCCCGATAGCGCCGAATATCCAGCAGGAACCGCAACTGCCCTGGTTTTTAACCGAAGTTACCTTGCCCGAATCGGCCCAGTTGAACGATTCCGGTAAATCCTCGGCCGCCAGCTTGACAAAATTGCGATCGAGATGTTTCTCCCAGATTTCTTTCCAGTTGTCGGGCAGTTTCAAACCGGTCAATTGCCGACGTTCCTCGGGCGAATATTCGGTCATATTTGGAGTCAGGACGGCTTTCCAGTTCAAGCCCTGTTCATCGATTTCTTTTTGTATGGCAATAATTTCTTGCTCGGCACCATCATAGGCCAGAAGATCAACAGCCGAGGCAAGGATAGTGAGGGAAAACAGCAGAAAAATTAAAGATTTCTTCATCTGATTCCACCAGGTCTTCATGTTTTTCTCTAAACGACTATTATATAATCGGTTATAATATAGCCTATTTATCCCATGTGTCAAGGCATATTAACCCTGGCCAAAATATCGCCCCCTGCGCCGCATATCCCCGATTATGCAAGTTTATGGTTGATTACATATTTTAATTTTGCCATCTTGAATAAGCCCGAATTCGAATTGAATAAACTATGAAACGCGAGTATATCACCACCACCCTTTTTTTTCTGATTGTCGGGGTTTTTTTCTATCTTTTTTACCGCCTCATGATCCCGTTTTTTACCCCTATTGCCTGGGCCGGTATCCTGGTGATCGTTTTTTACCCCCTTTACGCCTGGCTCCATAAAAAAGTCAAACGAGCCTGGCTGGCCTCGCTCATCTCCTGCATCCTGGTTTTTATTATTATCATCGGGCCGGCCATCTACCTGATGGCCTCGATCGTCAATGAGGCCGCGACCGCCGTTCAGAAAATAAATACTGCTTATAAATCAGGCGCCCTGAAAGAACTGATGTCGGTCAATCTGCCGTTTGTCGATCTTATTAAGAACAAACTGGTCGGGTATCCCCAGCTGGCCGAGATCGATTTTGAATCCATCGTCAAGGACGCTGTCGCCAGTGTCACCCGAACCATTGGCACCCATGCCACAGCCGCCGTGGCCAATATCTCACTGACCCTTTTCTATTTCTTTTTGATGATTTTCTCGATGTACTATTTCTTCCGCGACGGGGAAAGAATTATCGGCTTCATGAAACGGATCACCCCCTTGGAGTCGAACCAGATCGGCCTGATGTATGCTCATCTGCGCCATGTTATTGAGGGAATGATGTATGGCGGGGTGGTTATGGCTCTTATCCAGGGTTTCCTGGGCGGTTTGCTTTTTGCCATCGTCGGCATCTCCTCGCCGGTCCTGTGGGGATCGGTCATGGCTTTCCTGGCCTTCGTTCCCATTGTCGGACCGTTTCTGGTCTATATCCCGGCCGGGATCATTCTTATCCTGGGCGGCTCTCCGGTCAAAGGAATAATCGTTATCGCGATCGGCCTGCTGGTGGTCAGCCAGCTGGACAATTTCGTCCGCCCGCACCTGTTCTCCGGTAAAACCCAGACCCATACCC
It includes:
- a CDS encoding C1 family peptidase, which translates into the protein MKKSLIFLLFSLTILASAVDLLAYDGAEQEIIAIQKEIDEQGLNWKAVLTPNMTEYSPEERRQLTGLKLPDNWKEIWEKHLDRNFVKLAAEDLPESFNWADSGKVTSVKNQGSCGSCWIFGAIGALEAIYKIQRQVELDLSEQQILSCVSGGWGCDGGWMGDVYEHCQSYGSILETAMPYQADDEVPCTEDLYPVYANITGWTGISNDEVSLKTAIMTAPVCVAMTVYDNFQSYGGGCYAHADETEEINHAVLLVGWDDNACDGAGAWILKNSWGTFWGDDGYGWVKYGTCNLGVAAALLNIEAVHILSPTFLPNANKYCYDGEFSYQFEAEGATPPYHWYKQVGTLPDGMVLEESGLLHGIPTRAKNYVFALRCEDSSTPTIKFLKYFMITIADGIYGDADCNCNYNILDATSLITYLYKQGQAPVCSLGGDANVDELTNILDVTYLINYLYRGGPAPGPEQ
- a CDS encoding AI-2E family transporter, with the protein product MKREYITTTLFFLIVGVFFYLFYRLMIPFFTPIAWAGILVIVFYPLYAWLHKKVKRAWLASLISCILVFIIIIGPAIYLMASIVNEAATAVQKINTAYKSGALKELMSVNLPFVDLIKNKLVGYPQLAEIDFESIVKDAVASVTRTIGTHATAAVANISLTLFYFFLMIFSMYYFFRDGERIIGFMKRITPLESNQIGLMYAHLRHVIEGMMYGGVVMALIQGFLGGLLFAIVGISSPVLWGSVMAFLAFVPIVGPFLVYIPAGIILILGGSPVKGIIVIAIGLLVVSQLDNFVRPHLFSGKTQTHTLMLFFSIMGGVALFGLLGIVMGPFIAAVFLAILKMFELQLHPETEPALILKAAGAENGGEDTK